The sequence CGAGGACATCATCGACTTTTCTATGGGTAATCCTGAGGGCAGAACACCGCAGCACATTGTCGATAAACTATGCGAAAGTGCGCAAAAGGACAAGACCCACGGCTACTCAGCCAGTGCTGGAATTTACAAGCTCCGTCTTGCCATTTGCAACTGGTACAAAAGAAAATACGGCGTAAATTTAGACCCAGATACCGAAGCAGTCGCCACGATGGGTAGCAAAGAGGGCTTTGTTCACTTAGCTCAAGCCGTGATAAACCCAGGCGATGTGGCTATCGTGCCTGACCCTGCCTATCCGATACATACACAGGCATTTTTATTTGCTGGTGGAAGCGTGGTCAAAATGCCGCTTCATTACAACGATAAATTTGAGCTAGATGAGAATAAATTTTTTGAAAATTTGATCCAGACTATACACGCAAGTTCGCCAAAACCAAAATACGTAGTTGTAAATTTTCCACACAACCCAACAACTGTAACCGTGCAAAAGAGCTTTTACGAGCGTCTTGTGAGCATTGCAAAACAAGAGAGATTTTACGTTATTTCTGACATCGCTTATGCTGATCTTACCTTTGATGGCTACAAAACACCAAGCATCTTTGAGGTCGATGGTGCAAAAGACGTCGCAGTCGAGTGCTATACTCTTTCAAAGAGCTATAATATGGCTGGCTGGAGAGTTGGCTTCATGTGCGGAAATAAAAGACTTTGTGCAGCGCTTAAAAAGATAAAATCATGGGTTGATTATGGCATGTTTACGCCGATCCAGGTGGCTGCTACTGTTGCACTTGATGGTGATCAAAGCTGTGTTGAAGAGATACGCCAAATTTATGAAAAAAGAAGAGATGTGATGATAGAGGCCTTTGCTCAGGCTGGTTGGGAGCTTAAAAAACCAAGCTCTAGTATGTTTATCTGGGCAAAACTTCCACCAAAGGTTAGCCATCTGGGCAGCCTTGAGTTTTCAAAACAGCTTCTTACAAAGGCGTCAGTCGCAGTTAGTCCTGGTATTGGTTTTGGCGAGGGCGGAAACGACTATGTGCGTCTAGCTCTTATCGAAAACGAAAATAGAATAAGACAAGCAGCAAGAAATATAAAAAAATATTTGAAAGAATTTGAATGAATGTAGCGATATTGGGCGTTGGAACCGTTGGCGAGTCAGTTGCTAAAATTTTGCTAAAAAACAAAAAGCTAATCGCAGCAAGAAGTGGCGAGGAGATAGTGCCAGTCATCGGAGTGGTCAGAAATTTAAATAAAAAAAGAGACGTTGGCATCCCTTTGACTGACGATATAAATAGCGTTATAAACCGCGATGATATTGACGTTTTTGTCGAGCTTATGGGTGGTGTGGAAGAGCCTTTTAGGGTTGTGAGTGAAATTTTAAAGCGAAAAAAAGCAGTTGTAACCGCAAACAAAGCACTTCTTGCCTATCATAGATACGCCTTGCAAAATTTAGCCAAAAATATACCATTTGGCTTTGAAGCAAGTGTGGCTGGAGGCATACCGATCATTAGAGCCTTAAGAGAAGGCTTAAGCGCAAACCATATCGTTAGTATAAATGGCATACTAAACGGAACTAGTAACTTTATCCTAACCTCGATGATGGACGAGGGATCAAATTTTAAAGACGCTCTTAAAAAGGCGCAGGAGCTTGGATACGCTGAGGCTGATCCTACTTTTGATGTGGGCGGCTTTGATACGGCTCATAAGCTTCTTATACTGGCAAGCATCGCATACGGTGTGCATGGCGATCCAGAGGATATTTTGATCGAAGGGATACAAGGTATCACACCAGAAGATATTTTTTTTGCAAAAGATTTTGAATACTCAATAAAACTTCTAGCTATCGCCAAAAAAAGTGAGGGTAAAATCGAACTACGTGTACATCCAGCGCTTGTGCCACAAAATAAAATGATAGCAAAGGCAAGTGGTGTGACAAATGCGATCAGTGTCGTTGGCGAGGTCGTTGGTGAGACGATGTACTATGGACCTGGAGCTGGTGGCGATGCAACAGCAAGTGCGGTGATCAGCGATCTCATCGACATCGCAAGAGATAGTAAGTCGCCTATGCTTGGATATAAAGCACCGTTTGAATTAAATACGCTTGAGCTACTTGATCGCGATAGAATAAAGACAAAGTATTACTTTAGGTTAAAAGTCGAAGATAAAATGGGTGTGCTAGCAAAGATTACAAATTTGATGAGCGAAAATAACTTATCGATTGATAGCATACTTCAAAAACCAAAAGATGAGAGCGAATTTGCGGTATTGTTCTTTACGACACATACGAGTCTTGAGGCTGATGTAAGAAGGACAATTGAAATTTTAAAAGAGCAAGAGTATATAAAAGAAGAGCCATTTATGATGAGGATCGAGGAGTAGTTTGGGGCTAAAAGAGTATCTCTTCGGTAAAAGCTCAGAAGATAGGGCGTGTGATTTTTTACAAAAGCTTGGTTTTGTCATTTTAGAGAGAAATTTTCACTCTAAATTTGGCGAGATCGACATTATCGCACTAAGCAGTGATAAAATTTTACACTTCATAGAGGTAAAATCAACTAGCGGAGAATATGAAGCAGAGTATAGACTAAATAATGCAAAATATATAAAAATCTTAAAAACTATAAATTTTTATATGATGAAAAATGAGCCAAATAGAGATTTTCAAGTCGATTTGCTCGTTATAAAAAATGAAAATTTAGAACTAATAGAAAATATTAGTTTATAATAAAATTTATTATTTAGATAAAATTTAAATTTAATTTGTATAATTGCCACATTTTAAAAATAAGGAGAAAAAATGGGAAAATACATCGAACTTACAAAAGAAAATTTTGATGTTACAAAAGAAGGCGTTGCTTTAGTAGACTTTTGGGCTCCATGGTGCGGACCTTGCCGTATGCTAGCTCCAGTGATCGAAGAACTTGCTGAAGACTTTGACGGCAAAGCAAAAATTTGCAAGGTAAATACTGATGAAGTGCAAGATCTTGCAGTTGAGTTTGGCATCAGATCGATCCCAACATTGCTATTTTTCAAAAATGGCGAGCTAGTTGAGCAAATGGTCGGTGCGCAGTCAAAACAAGCCCTAACTGACAAACTAAATTCGCTTCTTTAATGAGCGAAAAAAGAAGAGGAAGCCTGCTTCCTCTTGCCTATATATTTGGTTCATTTTTTGGTGCAGCTATGATAGCGGCTGCATTTGCATATAGCAACTATCGTTTTTCACAATATAAATTTGTTGATTTTGCTAAGCTAGTTTTTTACGAAAAAAGCGAAATTTTCACTCCAAAAGAGCCAAAATACACGCTTTTAATCTTCAGTTCAAATCAATCAAAATTAGACGAAATTTTACCAACCAAAAATGAAACAGTTGTGGCGATCGATATCTTTCAAAAAAGATATGAGTCAAACTCAACACTAAAATACATAAGCTCAGATATTAATACAATTTTAGAGCTCATGCGAAATTTAAGCATTACAAAGCTTCCAAGTAGTGTTGAGATAGTTCATCAAAGGGGCGAAATTTATAAACAAAATTCGTCCATAAAAGTTTTAGAATAAAGGAAATTTATGCTTGATTTAGCGATCATCGGAGGCGGTCCAGCAGGACTAAGCGCCGGACTTTACGCCACTAGAGGCGGATTAAAAAATGTTGTAATGTTTGAAAAAGGCGAGCCTGGCGGTCAGATCACCTCTAGCTCAGAGATAGAAAACTACCCAGGTCAAAAAGCCCCTGGCGAGAGCGGTTTTGACTTTATGAGCACTTGGTGGAAGCAGTGCAGTGCATTTGGACTAGTTCATAAGTGGGCAAACGTCGTTGGTGTTAGAAAAAACAGCGACGGTAGCTTTGAAATTTTACTTGAGGGCGGTAAGAGCGAGCAGGCAAAGGCTGTCATCGTAGCAACTGGCTCAACTCCAAGACGTGCTGGCTTTAAAGGCGAGGATGAGTTCTTTGGCAAAGGTATTAGCACATGCGCAACATGCGATGGATTTTTTTACAAAAATAAAGAGGTAGTTGTCCTTGGCGGTGGTGACACAGCTGTTGAAGAGGCACTTTACCTGGCAAATATCTGCTCAAAAGTCTATCTAATCCATAGACGTGACGAATTCAGAGCGGCGCCAACTACGGTTGAAAAAGCTAGAAAAAATGAAAAGATCGAGTTTATAACAAGTGCGACGATAAAAGAGGCACTTGGCGATAAAATGGGCCTAACAAAGATCGTGCTTGATACCAAAAATGGTGAGCTCGTGCTTGATGTGCCGGGCATTTTCACATTCGTCGGACTAAATGTAAATAACGAAATTTTAAAAGATGAAAACGGCAAATTTATCTGCGAAATGGCTGATGGCGGACAGGTTAAGACAAACCTTAAGATGCAAACTAGCCTAAAAGGGCTCTTTGTAGCGGGTGACATCAGAGAGGACGCTCCAAAGCAAGTTATAGTAGCAGCAGGTGATGGCGCAGTGGCTGCACTTAGCGCTATGAGCTACATAGAAAGCTTGTATTAATACTAAAATTTAGCCAAATTTTTGGCTAAATTTTTCTTCTTTTTTTCTATCAAATTTTTGATTTTATACGTATTTTTAAAGCCTATTTGTAATCTATCTATAATAAATTTTATGTTAAATTTCAATCAAAAATCAAAGGATAAATTTTGGTAAAAATAGGCCTTTATGGTGCTAGTGGAAAGATGGCTCAAAGTATCATTTCTTGTTTAAAAGATGAAAAAGATGCTACTTTAGGCATCGCTTTTAGCCAAAAAAATCAGGTTGAAAATTTAAGTAGCGAACTTTTGACAAATGACTTTGCTAAATTTTTTGAAGGATGCGATGTGATAATCGACTTTAGTCAAAAAGAGGCGACCATAGCACTGCTAAACTACGCTAGAACTAATCCAAAACCACTAGTTATCGGTACGACCGGCTTAGATGATGACGAGAAAAATTTGCTCCACCTAGCATCAGGGGCTATGCCTATTCTTTACGCAACAAATATGAGTTTGGGTGTGGCTGTACTAAACCGCCTTGCAAGGATTGCTTCAAAAACATTAAGAGAATTTGACATAGAGATCGTAGAGCAACACCACAGGCACAAAAAGGACGCTCCAAGCGGTACAGCGATGACACTTGCAGGAAGTGTAGCTGAGACAAGAGATTTAAATTTAAAAGATGTTTTAGTGACTGGTAGAGCCGGTATGGTAGGGGCTAGGAGCAAAGACGAGATCGCAGTCATGGCACTTCGTGGTGGAGATGTGGTCGGTCGCCACACGGTTGGCTTTTATAATGACGGCGAGTTCATCGAGCTAAATCACACCGCAACGAGTAGGGCAACCTTTTCAAAAGGCGCGATCAGGGCTGCTATTTGGCTAAAAGATCAAAATAGTGGCTTATACTCGATAGACGATAGTTTAGGACTTGATGATTAAATTTGAGCTCGGTGATATAGAGAGCTATAGGCTAGAATTTGGTGATAAATTCTATCTGCCGGAGTGTGAAAAGCGTCAAAATTTAAGAACTGGCGATATAGTAAAGCTTATATTTAGATTTGAAGATGATGAGTTTGCTCAGGTTGAGCGCATGTGGGTGGTCGTTAGCGAAACAAATAACGGCGAATTTACCGGTATACCGGTATTTTAGACAATGAACCATTTATAAAAGGCTATTTAAATGCTGGCGATGAGATCAAGTTTAACTATAAAAATGTTCTTGAAATTTACAAAGATGATGAAAACTAAAGGAAAAAAATGTGTGCAATAGTTGGTATTATAAATTCTAAAGATGCAGCAAAGACTGCGTATTATGCGTTATTTTCTATGCAGCATCGCGGCCAAGAGGCAAGTGGTATTAGCGTTTGTGATGACGGAGAAATTTCTACTCACAAGGGTAATGGCCTAGTTACAGAGGTTTTTAATGAAGAAATTTTAAGATCGCTAAAAGGTGATATGGCGATCGGTCACAACCGCTATGCAACGGCTGGTAAAAACTCAGGTCGTGACGCCCAGCCAATAGCCGCTAACTACTCTTTGGGGCAGATTTCGATAGTCCATAATGGAAATTTGGTAAATAAAGATGAGGTTAGAGATGAGCTTATTAAGGATGGTGCGATATTTCAGACAAATATGGATACTGAAAATATCATCCATCTAATCGCAAGAAACCATAGCAAACACTTGCAGGACCGTATTATCGCGGCACTTGACAAGATAAAAGGTGCTTATTGTCTGCTTATCCAATCACGTCATAAAACCTTTGCCATAAGAGATCGCTGGGGTGTTAGACCACTAAGTCTTGGCAAGCTAAAAGATGGTGGATATATCGTAGCTAGTGAGACTTGTGCTTTTGACCTTGTGGGGGCTAGTTTTATAAGAGATATCAGGCCTGGTGAGATGATAGTCTTTGAACATGGAAAAAGTGAGTTTCAAAGCATTCAAATTTATGAGCCAGATCCTAGAGTTTGCGCCTTCGAGTATATATATTTTGCTCGCCCAGATAGTGTGATAGAAGGTAAAAGTGTCTATGAAGTTAGAAAAAAAATGGGTGAAGTACTAGCTAAAAAGAGCAAAATTAAAGCAGATTTTGTCGTACCTGTACCAGATAGCGGAGTGCCAGCAGCACTTGGGTATGCAAATGAGAGCAAGATCCCTTTTGAGCTAGCTATCACCAGAAACCACTATGTGGGTAGAACCTTTATCGAGCCAAGCCAAGAGATGAGGAATTTAAAAGTCAAGCTAAAACTTAATCCGATGTCATCGGTTCTAAAAGGTAAAAGTATCGTTGTTATCGATGATAGTATCGTTCGCGGTACTACTTCAAAAAAGGTGGTTGATCTTTTAAGACATGCGGGCGCTAAAGAGATTCATTTTAGAGTCGCATGCCCTGAGCTTAAATACCCTGAGCGATACGGTATCGATACGCCAAGCTTTGAAGAGTTAATAAGCTCTAAAAAAAATGCAGAGGAAGTAAGAGAATATATCGGTGCAGATAGCTTAGAATTTTTAAGCATAGACGAACTTAAAGAAAGTATCGGCAATGAGCGAAAATATTCGCTTGTAAGCTTTGATGGTGACTATTTCATAAAGTGAAAAATTTAGCCATTTTTTTGCTTGTTGCAATATTTTTTAGTGGTTGCTCACAAAAGAGTCCAAGCAAAAAAGATGAAATTTCTATTTACGTAAGCTACTATGAGATAAATGGCACAAAACAGCAGCTACAAATAAAAACCGTTCAAAATTTCGCAGAACAAAATGCTAGTGTGCCATTTTTTGGTGTAGTAAATTTTTTAGCAGAAGATAAAATTTTAAATGCTTATTCGCTTGCAAAGGGTACTATAAATGTACTTGAAGTAAATAATAGCTCTATAAATTTAAATAAATCAAGAGATATTCTAGCTTTAAAAAAAGCTAATGAGATAAAATTTTATGAGATAAGACCTGATGTGCTCGAGAGTGTTAAATTTAGCTCACAAAATAGTGTTTGCAGTGATTTTTTGTTACAAAAGCCAGTGTATGTAAATGTAGCAACAAATTACTATTTAAGAGATAATAGCTTTTTTGTAAGCATTATAGAAGCAAATTTCTTTTATAAAAAAGGTGCAAAGATCCTAAAAAAAGAGTTTGTTTATAATATAGCTGAGGCTAAAATCCTAGAGGAAGCAAAAGAATTTACACAAAAGACAAAGCAACTCTTTTTAAATGACCTACAAAAATTGGGAAGGCTACTTGATATACTTTGTACTTTTTAAATCTTTATCTTAAAAATTTGTGTTTATTGCAGATACTAAAAAGAAAAAATTAATATAAAATCAAACTAAGACTTAGCATTTTATCCTATGAAATTTGTGAAAATTTGCTTTAAATTTGACTTAGTAGCAATTTAGTTTTGTGATATTCATGCCGTTTTTAAAGTAAGGCGGATATGGCATATATACGGTAAATGGTGTGCTTTTTTGCTTTGGTAAATTTTTGGCTACATCAAATTTATATTCAACTGTATTTGGCCTCTCGTCCTTATCTGTGCCAAGAATCCATGAGAAAAATGAAAGCCCACTTGGTTTAAAAAATGCTTCACCGCCAAGGTCATTTTTATTTAGCGGTTGATTGATTAGTTTGACTGTCAGTGTGCAGTTGCTAATTGTAAATTTACCGATATTTCTCACTTGCCCCTTAAAAACAATACTCTCATTTCGCAAAATTCGCTCACTTTTTACATTTTCGAGCATACCTTTTTTTGTATATTTATCAAGCACTAGCATTAAAAAAACAGCAAGTGTGGTTGAGACTAGAATGTTTGTAAAAAATAGTGATAAAAATAACTTTCGCTCAGCCCTAAGTGAGAGAACAAGAAATAAAATGGAAAGCAGAGCAATCGCAAAAAGAACGATAATATGAACGATCGTAAAATATGCTGAGCTCATCAAAAACACTCCACTTTTTTAGAGATATTGTAGTCTATAAATGCGAAATCATTGACAAATTCTTTAACCTCAATGCTTTGCTTTGGTAAAAATTCCTCGTTTAAGATGATTCTTTTTCTAGCAAATGGATTAAGTGAGTTAAAAAAATCTTTCGTATTTTGTCTTGAGCTTAGATAGAAGTCAAGCTCGATTTTGCAGATACTAAGTACATTATTTGAATTATTTGTAATATTAAAATCAACCATTAGTGCATCGACATATTGAAGCTGTTTGGTGGTTATTTTGCTTATGCTAACTGGCCTTAAATTTTTATTTATATATTTGTTCGCGTAGTAATTACCTACAAAAAGTCCGAAAAAACCAGCCAAAATAAATAAAAATCCTATCTGCCACCATGATTTTATGGCGATAAAAATTCCTAAAAGTACGATTAGTATAAAAGCTAAAAATATCCAGCCATAGGCTAGAAAGTCAATGAGCTTTGCATTTTGCAATACAAAAAGTAAGTTGTGCTTAATGCTATTTAACATCTCGCGATCTTTTCTCTTCAATGCCGCTCATGCCAAAACGCCTTGCAAGTTCGTTTTTTACAGCATCTGGATGGATATTATGGGCCGAAAGTGTTACAAGTGCATGAAAGCAAAGATCAGCTGCTTCGTAGATTAGGTCATCTTTTGCTTTTTGCTCATCTTGCTTTGAGTTTTCTGCGAAACTAAGATCCTTTGCGGCCATTATAAATTCGCCAGCCTCTTCGCCAACTTTCTTTAAAATTTGATTTTCGCCTTTTTTAAAAAGACTTGCCACATATGAAGTCTCAGGGTTAGCATTTAGCTTTCTATCTTCTATCACATGGTAAAGCTCATCAAACACACCATAATTTATTTTTTTGACTTCAACTTTTGTATCTAAAATTTTGCCGTCATGCAAATTTATCTCATTAAAAAAGCACGACCTTGCTCCAGTGTGACAAGCAGCGCTTCCATTTTGAACCACTTTTAAAAGCAAAGTATCGTTGTCGCAGTCTAAAAAAGCAGCTTTTATCTCCTGAGTATTGCCACTTTCTTCACCTTTTTTCCAAATTCTATTTTTGGTGCGTGAAAAGTAGTGAGCGTAACGGCTAGATAGACTTAAATTTAATGCTTCTTCGTTCATGTAAGCAAGCATTAAAACTTCATTTGTGGCATGATCGCAAACCACTACTGGAAGCAATCCGCCAACTTTTTGCCAGTCTATACTTTTTGTTACGCTATTCATTTTTATCTCTCGCTTACTGAGCTAGCTCTTGCTTTATCTTTTGCGTCTAGCCAGATATTTGGCACAGCTCCGCCAGGTGTTAAGAAAATTTTAGCATCCTTGTTTTCTTTTAGAGCCTCGTTAAATTTGTTTTGCGTCTCGATCTGCTTTAAATTTAGTAGATTTTGATCGACACTTTTTGCGACCTCTTTGTTTGCATACGCAGTTGCGTCAGCCTCGATTTTAATGGCATCAGCCTTACCTTTTGCTTCAATGATCGCAGCTTTAGCTGTACCTTCAGCAAGTGCGGCTTGTTTTAAGGCTTCTTGATTTGCTCTTTCTACTTCGTATTTTGTTCTCTCAGCCTCTTGTTTTGCGATCTGAACACGCTCGATCTGCTCTTTTACCTTTGAAGGCAAGATAATTTCACGAAGCTGGACTGTTAAAAGCTCAACTGGCTTATTTGGCTGAGAGTCGATGTCTTTTCTTATGCCATCATCGATTTGTCTTGCTAGGTCGTTTCTCTTTGTTGGAAGCTCTTCTGCTGTGTATTTACCAGCGATACTGCGAACTACGTCACGAACGACAGGATCAACTATCTTGCTCTCCCAGCTAAGACCCCAAGAGGCGATAGTTTGTGGTGCGTTTTCTGGATTTAGACGGTATTGCACGGTAATATCGATGCTAACTGGTAAATTTCTAGCGTCCAAAACTGAGATAGAGTTTTTGCGTAAAATTCCAGCTCCTTGATAAGACTTTTGTAAGCTCTCGCCCATATCCTCGCCTGAAGTGTAGTTGATGATCCTAACTCTAGTATCAACTACTATGATGTCTTGGATAAATGGCAAAAAGAAGTGAAATCCTGGTTGCAGAGGATTTGGCTCATATTTACCCGCTGTGGCTTTGATGCCGACCTCGCCTGAGTGTATCACTTTAAATGGCTGAGTGATAGCAAGGATCGCGATAATGGCGATTATGATGTAGGCTAGTGCACCAAATTTACCAAAGCCACTTGGTATATTTGGCATTTTAAAATCCTTTTTAAAAGGTGGCTCTTTGTCGCTATTTTGACCTGAGCCCCTGTTGTCATTACCTGGCTTTTTTTTGTTGAAATAATCATTTAAATCAGCGGGCATTTCGTTCCTTTAAATCTTAAATATATGTTAAAAATGATTCGTATTTTTTGTTTAGACCATAAACTACGTCAAAGTAAGCTTTTTGTAGTCTCTTTGTCACTTCGCCTCTAGCGCCGTTGCCGATGATGCGGTTATCTATGCTATTTATCGGTGTTACTTCGGCCGCAGTGCCAGTGAAAAACGCCTCGTCAGCTGTGTAAGCCTGATCTCTTGTGATGCGCTCTCTTCTTACTTCGATGTCAAGATCGTGAGCAAGTCTTATGACTGTATCTTGAGTGATGCTAAGTAGGCTGTTGTCGTTTGGTGGAGTGATTAAAACACCATTTTCAACGATAAAGAAGCACTCGCCTGGACCCTCAGCCACAAAGCCTTCACTATCAAGAAGTAGCGCCTCGTCGTATCCAGCCTCTTTTGCCTCGTAGTTTGCCATTTGTGAGCTTAGGTAGTTTGAGCTAGCTTTTGCTCTGTTCATTTGAGCAGCAGGTGCGAGTTTGGCAAAGCTTGAAATTTTAACTCTAATGCCTTTTTCTAGGCCTTCATCGCCAAGATAAGCACCCCACTCCCATGAAGCGATAGCAGTTTGCACTGGTGCTTTTGTGTGAGCTACGCCCATTACGCCGTATCCTAAAAATATAAGTGGGCGGATGTAGACATTGCTGTTATATTTATTTGCGCGAAGTAGTTCGATCTGCGCTTTTTCAAGCTCTTCCTCAGTGTAAGGTACATTTAAAACAGTCATTTTTGCTGATCTTAAAAGCCTTTTTGTGTGATCTTGGAGTCTAAAAATAGCTAGACCTTTTTTTGTTTTATAAGCTCTTGTGCCCTCAAATACGGCATTAGCGTAGTGCAAAGAGTGAGTTAGAACGTGTACTTTTGCATCGTCCCATTTAACTAATTTTCCATCCATCCAGATAAATTCTGAAGCATTCATTGTTAAACCTTTCTTTTTTCTTAGAAATTTTGGTCTGAGTTTATCTAAAATTGCTTTAAATTTACATTTCTAAGACCAAAATTTGCAGATATTGCCCGCTAAAAACTACTTATCTAAAAGCTCTTGTACGATCTTTGCCATCTCATCGATTGATGAAGCTGCACTTAAATTTATTAAGTATTTGCCGCTTACTACAAAAGCTGGCACACCGCTGATACTTGCAACATCATAAGAGGCGAACCATGCGTCTAAAAGCTCTTTTGCTCGGTCGCTATTTAGTGCTTTTTCGTAGTCGTCCTTGCTCACGTGAGCTGCTTTAAGGGCTAAATTTATAAATCTCTCTTTGTCTTTGCCATCATCAAAATCATCTTTTTCATCATGTCTTGCTTTATAGATCGCAAATTTTGCTTGCTTAAATTTTGACTCATCGCTTAGTAGATCAGTGCCATTTGCCTCATCTATCGATATAAGAGCGGCAAAAATTTTACTTGCGGTCTCGCCAAGTTTGCCTTTTGTGCCTAGATGATATGGGATAAATTTCACATCTTCAAGCTTTGACATCAGCTTTTTTGTAATAGTCCGGTCAAATTTATAGCAGTGCGGGCAGTCATAGCTAAAGACCTTAACGACCGAGTTTTTAGGCACATTAAGCGGCTTTGCTAGAGTTTGATACTCCACGCCTTCAGTTAGTGCTGATAAATTTAGCGCAAAAAACGCACTTAAAATTAGCATTTTTATAAGCTTCATCTTTGCTCCTTATTTTGCTAGATCAGCTAGTACTTTTGCGGCGTGATCTTTGGCTTTTACGCTTTTATAAATTTTAACTATCTTGCCGTCTTTGCCGATCACAAAGGTGCTTCTAACGATGCCAAGATACTCTTTGCCATAGTTTTTCTTGACCTGCCAAACGCCATAAAGCTTTGAAATTTCTTTATCCTCATCGCTTAAGAGAATGTGCTTTAAATTTTGCTTTGCGATAAAGCCCACATGCGACTTCACGCTATCTGGGCTAACGCCTATGATAACGGTGTCATTTTTGATAAACTGATCGTAGTTTGCGCTAAATTCGCAAGCTTCAGTTGTGCAGCCTGGAGTGTTGTCCTTTGGGTAGAAGTAAAGCACTACATTTTTGCCTATAAAGTCCTTTAGTGCGACCTTTACGCCATCTTGATTTAGTGCTTCAAACTCTGGCGCCTTGTCACCAACTTCAAGTGTTATTTTTCGTTCAATATCTACTTTACTAAATTCGCTCATTTTATCCCCTTTCTCTTATCTTCTACGCTCTCGCCGCCTACACCGATATTGCTAGCATCGTGAGTTTCTATAAAAATCATAACCGCCTCTTTTTTCTTGCCAAGCA comes from Campylobacter concisus and encodes:
- the hisIE gene encoding bifunctional phosphoribosyl-AMP cyclohydrolase/phosphoribosyl-ATP diphosphatase HisIE produces the protein MNSVTKSIDWQKVGGLLPVVVCDHATNEVLMLAYMNEEALNLSLSSRYAHYFSRTKNRIWKKGEESGNTQEIKAAFLDCDNDTLLLKVVQNGSAACHTGARSCFFNEINLHDGKILDTKVEVKKINYGVFDELYHVIEDRKLNANPETSYVASLFKKGENQILKKVGEEAGEFIMAAKDLSFAENSKQDEQKAKDDLIYEAADLCFHALVTLSAHNIHPDAVKNELARRFGMSGIEEKRSRDVK
- a CDS encoding prohibitin family protein; protein product: MPADLNDYFNKKKPGNDNRGSGQNSDKEPPFKKDFKMPNIPSGFGKFGALAYIIIAIIAILAITQPFKVIHSGEVGIKATAGKYEPNPLQPGFHFFLPFIQDIIVVDTRVRIINYTSGEDMGESLQKSYQGAGILRKNSISVLDARNLPVSIDITVQYRLNPENAPQTIASWGLSWESKIVDPVVRDVVRSIAGKYTAEELPTKRNDLARQIDDGIRKDIDSQPNKPVELLTVQLREIILPSKVKEQIERVQIAKQEAERTKYEVERANQEALKQAALAEGTAKAAIIEAKGKADAIKIEADATAYANKEVAKSVDQNLLNLKQIETQNKFNEALKENKDAKIFLTPGGAVPNIWLDAKDKARASSVSER
- a CDS encoding branched-chain amino acid transaminase — encoded protein: MNASEFIWMDGKLVKWDDAKVHVLTHSLHYANAVFEGTRAYKTKKGLAIFRLQDHTKRLLRSAKMTVLNVPYTEEELEKAQIELLRANKYNSNVYIRPLIFLGYGVMGVAHTKAPVQTAIASWEWGAYLGDEGLEKGIRVKISSFAKLAPAAQMNRAKASSNYLSSQMANYEAKEAGYDEALLLDSEGFVAEGPGECFFIVENGVLITPPNDNSLLSITQDTVIRLAHDLDIEVRRERITRDQAYTADEAFFTGTAAEVTPINSIDNRIIGNGARGEVTKRLQKAYFDVVYGLNKKYESFLTYI
- a CDS encoding thiol:disulfide interchange protein DsbA/DsbL, whose translation is MKLIKMLILSAFFALNLSALTEGVEYQTLAKPLNVPKNSVVKVFSYDCPHCYKFDRTITKKLMSKLEDVKFIPYHLGTKGKLGETASKIFAALISIDEANGTDLLSDESKFKQAKFAIYKARHDEKDDFDDGKDKERFINLALKAAHVSKDDYEKALNSDRAKELLDAWFASYDVASISGVPAFVVSGKYLINLSAASSIDEMAKIVQELLDK
- the bcp gene encoding thioredoxin-dependent thiol peroxidase; protein product: MSEFSKVDIERKITLEVGDKAPEFEALNQDGVKVALKDFIGKNVVLYFYPKDNTPGCTTEACEFSANYDQFIKNDTVIIGVSPDSVKSHVGFIAKQNLKHILLSDEDKEISKLYGVWQVKKNYGKEYLGIVRSTFVIGKDGKIVKIYKSVKAKDHAAKVLADLAK
- a CDS encoding tautomerase family protein, which translates into the protein MPYVNIKIAGPEPTKEQKDQVFKEVTETLVRVLGKKKEAVMIFIETHDASNIGVGGESVEDKRKGIK